In Blautia sp. SC05B48, a single genomic region encodes these proteins:
- a CDS encoding ABC transporter ATP-binding protein, translating into MSKHDVLKKNRNFYIGVGGTVLEGLLSGSLFMLLYSVMQFLWSWQFDMNRALILTGVIAVIFLLRILIYSYGYTKAQIGGAEVSKNIRLFMGDHLKRIPLSRFTQGQTGDYINTITSDVNNYEKILTHKIGDLAKSFALSLMLIIFVMTIYVPAGIILLIADLLLIPGLWLSFRMVRKYGKEKNDICAENISSIVEYVSGIQTFRTYGVGGLKNKTVINAMREFCRISFVYEAKVLPIGAGFGILSWLSCPLVIWTAYAPWATGTLNTVDYLLICMLPLFCAKLANSIFVDLTSYKNLMISKNKILGVMDEPEETGSMETFQTATHEIRFEDVDFSYVPREPVLKHASFTVPDQKLTAIVGDSGSGKSTILNLIAKYYEAGGGTISIGGKPIDHVAAERVLEQISMVDQNVFLFDDTIRENIRHARPDATDAEIEAACREANCDGFIRKMEKGYDTPTGENGNLLSGGERQRISIARAILKNSPILLLDEATASLDIENELAVKQAIANLLKEKKTVVMIAHTLSIVKNADQILVVADGRIAESGTHDELLTKGGKYAAMWNAEQKISA; encoded by the coding sequence ATGAGTAAGCATGATGTATTGAAAAAGAACCGTAATTTTTATATTGGCGTTGGCGGGACTGTTCTGGAAGGGCTTCTCTCCGGCAGCTTGTTCATGCTTCTTTACTCTGTCATGCAATTTCTGTGGTCATGGCAATTTGACATGAACCGGGCATTGATATTGACTGGTGTAATTGCGGTCATTTTCCTGCTTCGTATTCTGATTTACAGCTATGGTTATACCAAAGCGCAGATTGGCGGCGCAGAGGTCAGCAAAAACATCAGACTTTTTATGGGCGACCATTTAAAGCGTATCCCGCTATCCCGGTTTACCCAGGGACAGACCGGCGATTATATCAATACCATCACAAGCGATGTAAACAACTATGAAAAAATCCTGACCCATAAGATCGGTGATCTGGCAAAGAGTTTTGCACTGTCGCTCATGCTGATTATTTTTGTGATGACCATTTATGTGCCTGCCGGAATTATCCTGCTGATTGCCGACCTGCTTTTAATCCCTGGACTGTGGCTTTCTTTCCGTATGGTTCGGAAGTATGGTAAAGAAAAGAATGATATTTGTGCGGAGAATATCAGCAGCATTGTGGAGTATGTGTCTGGTATTCAAACTTTCCGGACCTATGGCGTAGGTGGTTTGAAGAATAAAACCGTTATCAATGCCATGCGGGAGTTCTGCCGGATCAGCTTTGTGTACGAAGCAAAGGTACTGCCTATCGGTGCTGGATTTGGCATTTTAAGCTGGCTGTCCTGCCCACTGGTTATTTGGACAGCGTATGCGCCCTGGGCCACAGGGACACTGAACACGGTAGACTATCTTTTGATCTGTATGCTGCCTTTGTTCTGTGCAAAGCTGGCAAACTCTATTTTTGTAGACCTCACCAGCTATAAAAACCTGATGATTTCCAAAAACAAAATCCTGGGTGTTATGGACGAGCCGGAAGAAACAGGCAGTATGGAGACATTCCAAACAGCTACACATGAGATTCGGTTTGAAGATGTGGATTTCTCCTATGTCCCCAGAGAGCCTGTTTTGAAACACGCTTCCTTTACGGTTCCCGATCAGAAGTTGACCGCCATTGTCGGGGATTCTGGAAGCGGAAAGTCTACAATCTTGAATTTGATTGCAAAATACTATGAAGCTGGCGGTGGTACAATTTCCATTGGCGGTAAGCCGATAGATCATGTGGCAGCAGAGCGGGTACTGGAACAAATCTCTATGGTGGATCAGAATGTATTTCTGTTTGATGATACCATCCGTGAAAATATCCGTCATGCCCGTCCTGACGCTACGGACGCTGAAATAGAGGCGGCTTGCCGGGAGGCGAACTGCGACGGATTTATTCGTAAGATGGAAAAAGGGTATGACACGCCAACCGGCGAAAATGGCAATCTGCTTTCAGGTGGTGAGCGACAGAGAATTTCGATTGCCCGCGCTATCCTGAAAAACAGTCCTATCCTGCTGCTGGATGAAGCAACGGCGTCTCTTGATATTGAAAATGAGCTGGCTGTAAAGCAGGCAATCGCTAATCTTCTGAAAGAGAAAAAGACCGTAGTTATGATTGCTCACACATTGTCCATCGTGAAAAATGCAGATCAGATACTTGTTGTGGCGGACGGCAGAATTGCAGAATCTGGCACACATGACGAGCTTTTGACGAAAGGCGGGAAATATGCTGCCATGTGGAATGCAGAGCAAAAAATTTCCGCATGA
- a CDS encoding TlpA family protein disulfide reductase produces the protein MKFSKLSKILTVVLLVSVLAISLIACSTSKDNKDEKQSTDSSISTLMATEPSDADEALKLYNQLMKKENEILSTDKALWEKVFMASNKETPMIEDGTNYGDFLLKTIESAKDQFTDEEYKKLVAGAEQIKEIEGKLTILEQKYPECAKVPGNGDSVPADSNGVVSNSSDATSFPSFDGKDLDGNDVKSSELFANSNVTVVNYWFSTCKPCVGELSELEALNKKLAEKGGQVVGINTFTLDGDKTAISEAKDILSKKGVTYKNIWFDSNSDAGKFTSGIFSYPTTYVVDKNGNIVGEPIVGAITEKNQAKTLEKLIDQALQVK, from the coding sequence ATGAAGTTTTCAAAACTTTCAAAAATCTTAACAGTAGTATTATTAGTTTCTGTGTTGGCAATCAGCCTTATTGCTTGCTCAACATCAAAAGACAACAAAGACGAAAAACAATCAACAGATTCAAGCATTTCAACCTTGATGGCAACAGAGCCAAGTGATGCTGATGAAGCTTTAAAGCTCTACAATCAGCTTATGAAAAAAGAAAACGAAATTTTGTCAACAGACAAAGCCCTTTGGGAAAAAGTATTTATGGCTTCAAACAAGGAAACCCCAATGATTGAGGACGGCACAAACTACGGCGACTTTCTTCTCAAGACAATCGAAAGTGCAAAGGACCAATTCACAGATGAGGAATACAAAAAACTCGTTGCCGGTGCAGAACAAATCAAGGAAATTGAGGGCAAGCTCACAATCTTGGAACAAAAATATCCTGAATGTGCAAAGGTTCCGGGCAACGGCGACAGCGTTCCGGCTGACAGTAACGGCGTTGTTTCAAACAGCAGTGACGCAACAAGTTTTCCGTCATTTGACGGCAAGGACCTTGACGGCAACGATGTAAAGAGCAGTGAACTTTTCGCAAACAGCAATGTAACAGTTGTTAACTACTGGTTCAGCACTTGCAAGCCTTGTGTCGGCGAACTTTCCGAATTGGAAGCACTCAACAAAAAGCTTGCAGAAAAAGGCGGTCAGGTTGTCGGCATCAACACTTTTACACTTGATGGTGACAAGACAGCAATTTCAGAAGCAAAAGACATCCTTTCAAAGAAAGGTGTAACCTACAAGAACATCTGGTTTGATTCAAACAGCGATGCAGGCAAGTTTACATCAGGTATCTTCTCTTACCCAACAACATATGTTGTCGACAAGAACGGCAACATTGTAGGCGAGCCAATCGTTGGTGCAATCACTGAAAAAAATCAAGCAAAGACACTTGAAAAACTCATAGACCAGGCTTTACAGGTCAAATAA
- a CDS encoding 4Fe-4S binding protein, protein MDKKKTKNKNHNKKKHSASNQLAKFRGWIQAGATLLTNIHLPNFFKGEIYQGKGKAVCVPGLNCYSCPAASGACPIGSFQAVVGSSKYKFSYYITGFLILLGVLLGRFICGFLCPFGWLQDLLHKVPTKKFSTKKLKPLTYIKYAVLLLAVVLLPVLIVNDLGMGDPYFCKYICPQGVLEGALPLSAVNEGIRSALGKLFSWKLVVLISVVVLSVLFYRPFCKWICPLGAFYALFNKVSLFGMKVDEHKCVSCGKCAKVCKMDVDVTKTPNSTECIRCGKCISACPTDAVSFQYGFGMLGKTVDENAKIENKTNKKETKEEL, encoded by the coding sequence TTGGATAAAAAGAAAACAAAGAATAAAAACCATAATAAGAAAAAACATTCGGCATCTAACCAATTAGCCAAATTCCGAGGATGGATTCAGGCAGGAGCAACTCTGCTGACAAATATTCATCTGCCAAACTTTTTTAAAGGCGAAATTTATCAAGGCAAAGGCAAGGCCGTTTGTGTGCCTGGTCTGAACTGCTATTCCTGTCCTGCCGCATCGGGTGCTTGCCCAATCGGCTCATTTCAGGCGGTAGTCGGCTCGTCAAAATATAAGTTTTCCTATTATATAACAGGATTTCTCATTTTGTTGGGAGTTCTGCTCGGACGCTTTATCTGCGGATTTTTGTGTCCGTTTGGTTGGTTACAGGATTTGTTGCACAAAGTCCCGACCAAAAAGTTTTCAACAAAAAAACTCAAGCCACTGACATATATCAAATATGCAGTACTGCTGTTGGCAGTTGTTTTATTACCGGTGCTCATAGTAAATGATTTGGGGATGGGCGACCCATATTTCTGCAAATATATATGTCCGCAAGGTGTGCTTGAGGGTGCGTTGCCACTTTCGGCAGTCAACGAAGGTATCCGTTCGGCATTGGGAAAACTGTTTTCGTGGAAACTTGTTGTGCTGATTTCGGTAGTCGTTTTGAGCGTGCTGTTTTACAGACCGTTCTGCAAATGGATTTGCCCACTCGGTGCATTCTACGCACTGTTCAACAAGGTTTCGCTGTTTGGGATGAAGGTAGACGAGCACAAATGCGTTTCGTGCGGAAAATGTGCAAAGGTGTGCAAAATGGATGTTGATGTTACAAAAACGCCTAACAGCACCGAATGTATCCGATGCGGAAAGTGCATAAGTGCCTGTCCTACCGACGCAGTCAGCTTTCAATACGGCTTTGGCATGCTTGGAAAAACAGTAGACGAAAATGCAAAAATCGAAAACAAAACAAACAAAAAAGAAACAAAAGAGGAATTATAA
- a CDS encoding ABC transporter ATP-binding protein, protein MIEFENVSFSYQGQEHNGLHEINLKISDGECVLFCGRSGCGKTTITRLVNGLIPQFYQGELQGRILVDGQKISNLPMYQIASKVGSVFQNPRTQFFNVDTDSEISFGIENEALPPKELAERVDQTTDDLNIQNLRNRNIFELSGGEKQKIAFASVYAMNPEIYLLDEPSSNLDMTSIQELAGHLRLIKAQGKTVLIAEHRLYYLMDIADRIVYLDNGRITNIFTPEELRRLPQDMRERMGLRAVDLQEVLPLTCQPASGKEMLKLCDVALHYKERSILHNINISATKGEVIGVVGHNGAGKTTFSRAICGLHKDCEGQFLWEGKPMDRKARLKRSYMVMQDVNYELFADSVEAECSFGIRNPDQTLINATLEELGLAPYRERHPNTLSGGQKQRVAVAVSMICGKDLLVFDEPTSGLDFDSMTQVAGLIRRLSNMGKVIFIVTHDFEFVCRTCSRVLHFDEGEMPDDVQVTMDALPKLRELFSVSDGKER, encoded by the coding sequence TTGATTGAATTTGAAAATGTGTCTTTTTCATATCAGGGACAGGAACATAATGGCCTGCATGAAATCAATCTGAAAATCTCAGACGGCGAATGTGTCCTGTTCTGCGGACGCAGCGGATGTGGGAAAACGACAATTACAAGGCTGGTAAATGGTCTGATTCCACAGTTTTATCAGGGTGAGTTACAAGGCCGCATATTGGTAGACGGGCAGAAAATCAGCAATCTACCTATGTATCAGATCGCGTCAAAGGTCGGTTCGGTTTTTCAGAATCCCCGGACGCAGTTTTTTAACGTGGATACTGACAGCGAGATTTCTTTTGGAATCGAAAATGAGGCACTGCCTCCGAAAGAGCTGGCAGAGCGTGTAGATCAGACAACGGATGATCTGAATATTCAAAATCTGCGGAACCGCAATATTTTTGAGTTGTCTGGAGGGGAAAAGCAAAAAATTGCATTTGCGTCAGTCTATGCAATGAACCCGGAAATCTATCTGCTTGATGAACCTTCCTCTAATCTGGACATGACTTCGATCCAGGAATTAGCGGGACATCTGCGACTGATAAAGGCGCAGGGCAAAACCGTTCTGATTGCCGAACACCGTCTATATTACCTGATGGATATTGCAGACCGCATTGTGTATCTGGATAACGGCAGGATTACAAATATTTTCACGCCGGAGGAATTGCGGCGGTTGCCTCAGGATATGCGAGAACGAATGGGACTTCGGGCAGTGGATTTGCAGGAGGTTCTTCCATTGACATGTCAGCCTGCATCTGGAAAGGAAATGCTGAAGCTATGTGATGTGGCGCTGCATTATAAGGAACGGTCGATTTTACATAATATCAATATTTCTGCTACAAAGGGTGAAGTGATCGGAGTGGTCGGTCACAACGGAGCCGGAAAGACTACATTTTCCCGTGCCATCTGCGGGCTTCACAAAGACTGCGAGGGACAATTCCTGTGGGAAGGTAAGCCGATGGATCGTAAGGCAAGGCTGAAACGTTCCTATATGGTTATGCAGGATGTAAATTATGAACTTTTTGCTGACAGTGTGGAAGCAGAGTGTTCCTTTGGTATCCGCAATCCAGATCAAACGCTGATAAATGCGACTTTGGAGGAACTGGGGCTTGCCCCATACCGGGAACGCCATCCAAACACACTTTCCGGCGGTCAAAAACAACGGGTGGCGGTAGCCGTCAGTATGATTTGTGGGAAAGACCTGCTGGTATTCGATGAACCGACCAGCGGCCTTGACTTTGACAGTATGACACAGGTGGCAGGACTGATCCGCAGGTTGTCCAATATGGGAAAGGTTATTTTCATTGTTACCCATGATTTTGAGTTTGTCTGCCGTACCTGCTCCCGTGTCCTGCATTTTGACGAGGGCGAAATGCCCGATGATGTACAAGTTACAATGGATGCCCTCCCGAAATTGAGAGAGCTGTTCTCTGTTTCAGATGGAAAGGAGAGGTAG
- a CDS encoding iron dependent repressor, metal binding and dimerization domain protein yields the protein MLPCGMQSKKFPHELVITGNDWETAKQDACRIEHAISDTAFQKLKKKVQGTE from the coding sequence ATGCTGCCATGTGGAATGCAGAGCAAAAAATTTCCGCATGAACTTGTGATTACTGGTAATGATTGGGAAACGGCGAAGCAGGATGCTTGCCGGATAGAACATGCAATCAGTGATACAGCTTTTCAGAAGTTGAAGAAAAAAGTACAGGGAACCGAATAG
- a CDS encoding ABC transporter ATP-binding protein produces MKQKKENRVALLLHWAGEQKIWLFLAIFLSAVSGLCIIVPYIGIYRLMDATFNNACTKELVVQTVAMIAAAVTLRFALFGCSGVAAHKGAYGALFKVRCMVVEHIARAPLGALNERRTGDIKTVLNEDIEKLELFLAHNLPDLVCYLVGPVVIFIYLMTVNIPLALISLVPLILAVVVMGMMFRNTDDLMERANRSITTLNSVMIEYISGMKLIKAYNMGSKSFQKFSDAIQEENAMWNETSRRMGPPYAAFVVIIECGMLLMVPIGGMFFLKGSLAASAFLLFVYVGSMYLTEIRPLQELGTNFANVLNAITKTKEILDIPIYEGGTDFPQNHDIELRNVRFSYDGKTDVLQGVNLKINDGERVALVGQSGAGKSTVIELISRFYDVQEGEVLIGGKNVKELDYDTILKNVAIVFQKTFLTRNSVLENIRMGSNATLEEVRAAAKEAQIDDFIMSLPDGYNTKVGSFGSRFSGGEKQRIAIARAILKNAPILILDEATSASDPENQMEIDKAIQNLCKGKIVIVVAHRLSALKMCERVAVVENHTITCVGTHEEVRKNNAYYRKAWEDYETAQNITYQLEGGEQHE; encoded by the coding sequence ATGAAGCAGAAAAAGGAAAACAGAGTGGCTTTGCTGCTCCACTGGGCCGGTGAGCAGAAAATCTGGCTGTTTCTGGCGATTTTTCTATCGGCGGTCAGTGGTCTCTGCATTATCGTCCCTTACATTGGGATTTACAGGCTGATGGATGCCACATTTAACAATGCCTGCACAAAAGAACTTGTGGTACAGACTGTGGCAATGATTGCCGCCGCTGTCACCCTGCGTTTTGCATTATTCGGCTGTTCCGGCGTGGCAGCCCATAAAGGCGCATACGGCGCACTGTTCAAAGTGCGCTGCATGGTTGTTGAACACATAGCCAGAGCGCCTTTGGGGGCCTTGAATGAACGGCGCACCGGGGATATTAAAACGGTTCTGAATGAAGATATTGAAAAGCTGGAGTTGTTCCTGGCCCATAACCTTCCTGACCTTGTGTGCTATCTGGTTGGGCCGGTAGTCATCTTTATTTACCTGATGACCGTCAATATTCCTCTGGCATTGATTTCCCTGGTTCCGCTGATCCTTGCTGTTGTTGTAATGGGGATGATGTTCCGCAACACGGATGACCTGATGGAACGGGCTAATCGCTCCATTACCACACTGAACTCGGTTATGATTGAGTACATCAGCGGTATGAAATTGATTAAAGCCTATAACATGGGGAGCAAATCGTTTCAAAAATTTTCAGACGCTATCCAGGAAGAAAACGCCATGTGGAATGAAACTTCCCGGCGCATGGGGCCACCTTATGCGGCCTTTGTTGTTATCATCGAATGTGGGATGTTGCTGATGGTTCCAATCGGCGGAATGTTTTTCCTCAAAGGCTCACTGGCGGCCAGCGCATTTTTGCTGTTCGTCTATGTAGGTTCCATGTATCTGACGGAAATCCGCCCCCTGCAAGAACTGGGGACTAATTTTGCCAATGTACTGAACGCTATTACCAAGACCAAAGAAATCCTGGATATTCCGATTTATGAGGGTGGAACGGACTTTCCCCAAAATCACGATATTGAACTTCGCAATGTTCGATTTTCCTATGACGGCAAGACCGATGTACTGCAAGGTGTCAACCTCAAAATCAATGACGGGGAACGCGTGGCTCTTGTGGGACAGTCTGGTGCCGGTAAAAGCACTGTGATTGAACTGATCTCCCGCTTCTATGATGTGCAGGAGGGCGAAGTGCTGATTGGCGGAAAAAATGTCAAGGAGCTTGACTACGATACCATTCTGAAAAATGTAGCCATCGTATTTCAAAAGACATTCCTGACCCGTAACAGCGTTTTAGAAAATATCCGAATGGGCAGCAACGCCACTCTGGAAGAAGTGCGGGCTGCTGCAAAAGAGGCGCAGATTGACGATTTTATCATGTCCTTGCCAGATGGATATAACACGAAAGTGGGCAGCTTTGGCTCTCGCTTCTCCGGCGGTGAAAAACAGCGGATTGCCATTGCCCGCGCTATCCTGAAGAACGCCCCCATTTTGATTTTAGACGAAGCCACAAGCGCCTCTGACCCGGAAAATCAGATGGAGATTGACAAAGCCATTCAAAATCTCTGCAAGGGAAAAATCGTCATTGTGGTAGCCCATCGTTTGAGCGCGTTGAAGATGTGCGAGCGTGTAGCAGTGGTTGAAAATCACACAATTACCTGTGTCGGAACCCATGAGGAAGTCCGAAAGAACAATGCTTACTATCGGAAGGCGTGGGAGGACTACGAAACAGCTCAGAATATTACTTATCAGTTGGAGGGAGGCGAGCAGCATGAGTAA
- a CDS encoding energy-coupling factor transporter transmembrane component T, producing the protein MMGENRKKGFWLDPRAKLFLILMCVLASMVAPSLGYQFILVLLIALLGVLFGKWKYAVNAVCFYAVICVLTVWIMTEMTGTLRTMFVAFLGLFHKVYACGMLSGIVLSTTKVSEFLSAMNRIHAPKKLVIPLAVMLRYIPTIQEDWRFIKDAMRMRDVSPTPAGFLKNPGMTIECIYVPLMMAASKAADELSIASITRGIENPSPRTCLVQIKCGAADWIGMSVAVAFFALELCLQGGVIG; encoded by the coding sequence ATGATGGGTGAAAACCGTAAGAAAGGGTTCTGGCTCGATCCACGGGCCAAACTCTTTCTTATTCTGATGTGTGTACTGGCGTCCATGGTTGCTCCGTCACTCGGATATCAATTTATACTTGTACTTCTGATTGCATTATTAGGAGTATTGTTCGGAAAGTGGAAGTATGCTGTAAACGCAGTGTGCTTCTATGCTGTTATCTGTGTTTTGACGGTGTGGATCATGACAGAGATGACTGGCACGTTGCGGACAATGTTTGTGGCGTTTCTCGGTCTGTTCCATAAGGTTTATGCCTGTGGTATGTTGTCCGGAATTGTCTTGTCAACAACGAAAGTCAGCGAATTTTTATCAGCAATGAACCGGATTCATGCACCCAAAAAGCTGGTTATCCCGCTGGCGGTCATGCTGCGCTACATTCCAACTATTCAGGAGGATTGGCGCTTTATCAAAGACGCTATGCGTATGCGGGATGTTTCCCCAACGCCAGCCGGGTTTCTTAAAAATCCGGGAATGACAATCGAGTGTATTTATGTACCGCTGATGATGGCAGCTTCAAAAGCGGCAGACGAACTTTCCATCGCTTCTATTACTCGTGGCATTGAGAACCCCAGTCCCCGCACTTGCCTTGTTCAGATAAAATGTGGGGCTGCGGACTGGATCGGAATGAGCGTTGCTGTTGCCTTTTTTGCACTCGAATTGTGTTTGCAGGGAGGTGTGATTGGTTGA
- a CDS encoding helix-turn-helix transcriptional regulator, translating to MDNSIIADYYEPLLTDNHFIPADDNNSFNSAGQCWRLSHEFGEGFYWVYAKKDLYDIKIHDFYFHDDFFMEFNLPECLSITQYESISGEELNPYRRLSAGCIKTFIGGDKPYKALIHKKIPIYSIGIEVMPAYYEGYLKKQYPSDYINPLAAFKKVDQTTDFPAMAKLLHEVKLYRGDGIAAGLFYEAKVAEAVSLVVEEQKKLLTRKEKQLTDQDIAQLENVIAYLNDHYAFDVPLERLAKIACMGTTKLKSSFKQLQGCTITEYVQQRRMSQAEHLLIDTDFTMGQIAEMIGYSTSSRFAELFRKSTGILPIDYRKMAHKQ from the coding sequence TTGGACAATAGCATTATTGCGGACTACTATGAACCGCTTTTAACAGATAATCATTTTATTCCAGCAGATGACAACAACAGCTTTAATTCTGCTGGACAATGTTGGAGGCTTTCTCATGAGTTTGGAGAAGGCTTCTATTGGGTCTATGCAAAAAAAGACCTGTATGATATTAAGATTCACGACTTCTATTTCCACGATGATTTTTTCATGGAATTTAATTTGCCGGAATGTTTGAGTATCACTCAATACGAATCAATCTCCGGCGAAGAACTGAATCCATATCGGCGTCTTTCTGCCGGATGTATCAAGACTTTTATCGGAGGTGACAAACCCTATAAGGCATTGATCCACAAGAAGATTCCCATTTATTCCATCGGTATTGAGGTCATGCCTGCATATTATGAGGGCTATCTGAAAAAGCAGTATCCGAGTGATTATATAAATCCTCTTGCTGCATTCAAGAAGGTGGATCAGACAACGGATTTTCCAGCCATGGCAAAGTTGCTCCATGAAGTAAAACTCTATCGAGGAGATGGTATTGCTGCAGGTTTATTTTATGAAGCTAAGGTTGCCGAGGCGGTTTCTCTTGTGGTGGAAGAACAGAAAAAGCTTCTCACTCGCAAGGAAAAACAGCTAACTGATCAGGATATAGCACAACTGGAAAATGTGATTGCTTATTTGAACGACCATTATGCTTTTGACGTTCCGCTGGAACGACTTGCCAAGATTGCATGCATGGGAACAACCAAGTTGAAATCATCTTTCAAGCAATTACAAGGCTGCACGATCACGGAATATGTTCAACAGCGTCGCATGAGCCAAGCTGAACACTTGTTGATAGATACGGATTTTACGATGGGACAAATTGCGGAAATGATTGGATATTCTACATCCAGCCGGTTTGCGGAGCTGTTCCGTAAAAGCACAGGAATTTTGCCGATAGATTATCGGAAGATGGCACATAAGCAATAA
- a CDS encoding Fic family protein gives MSAEKNWQFELEEYIKQGEPGQIEKSEAWQTAIGLQAVDGLKTSAYLLDTAKEHIEGKISIDEAQKRIQSYYEQCTDRTEVENNTKEADIVSARIAKLLGEKAFQFSPAEWLTIHRRLFEGVFTHAGQIRQYNITKKEWILKGDTVTYAAWNSIKDTLDYDFATEKQYSYEGLSVERCVKHLAKFASDIWQIHPFCEGNTRATAVFIIKYMKTFGFKVNNDAFEKNSWYFRNALVRANYNDLQNNVHATTKFLEMFFSNLILGTEHELKNRYMHVGYVDDNSQSVTPKAPKSQFDTLECTLDELAFLELIYKNPSIKQKDLVAETGKSLSTVKRIMESLQKKEYIRRVNGKRYGKWEILI, from the coding sequence ATGTCGGCAGAAAAGAACTGGCAATTTGAACTTGAAGAATATATCAAACAAGGCGAGCCTGGTCAAATCGAAAAGAGTGAAGCGTGGCAGACTGCAATCGGCTTGCAGGCGGTAGATGGTTTGAAGACCTCTGCGTATCTGTTAGATACTGCCAAGGAACATATCGAGGGAAAAATCAGTATTGATGAAGCACAGAAACGCATTCAGAGCTATTATGAGCAGTGTACTGATCGTACAGAAGTTGAGAACAATACCAAGGAAGCGGATATTGTGTCCGCAAGGATAGCGAAGCTGTTGGGCGAGAAAGCATTTCAGTTTTCTCCGGCTGAATGGCTGACGATTCATCGCAGACTGTTTGAGGGCGTGTTTACCCATGCCGGTCAGATTCGCCAGTATAATATTACAAAAAAGGAATGGATATTAAAAGGCGATACCGTAACCTACGCAGCGTGGAACAGTATCAAAGACACGCTTGATTATGATTTTGCAACGGAGAAACAGTATTCTTATGAAGGCTTATCCGTAGAGCGTTGCGTAAAACATCTTGCCAAGTTTGCTTCGGATATCTGGCAGATTCATCCGTTCTGTGAAGGCAACACCAGAGCTACGGCTGTTTTTATAATTAAGTACATGAAAACATTCGGGTTCAAAGTAAACAACGATGCTTTTGAGAAGAACTCTTGGTATTTCCGCAACGCTTTGGTAAGAGCAAATTATAACGATCTGCAAAACAATGTTCATGCCACAACAAAGTTTTTGGAAATGTTCTTCAGCAATTTAATTTTGGGAACGGAACATGAACTGAAAAACAGATATATGCACGTGGGATATGTGGATGATAATTCCCAAAGTGTCACTCCAAAAGCTCCAAAGTCTCAATTTGACACTTTGGAATGTACTTTAGATGAGCTGGCGTTCTTGGAGTTGATTTACAAGAATCCGTCAATTAAGCAGAAGGATCTTGTTGCTGAGACCGGAAAATCGCTCAGCACCGTAAAACGAATTATGGAGTCCTTGCAGAAAAAGGAATATATCCGTAGAGTGAACGGAAAAAGATATGGAAAATGGGAAATATTGATTTGA
- a CDS encoding CD1871A family CXXC motif-containing protein, translating to MKGVIELTRAKKALSQAVLLISGAIMLGFGAMRGEVETVLSKAIRLCLECVGIG from the coding sequence ATGAAAGGAGTGATTGAATTGACCAGAGCAAAAAAGGCTTTATCACAGGCAGTACTGCTTATTTCGGGAGCTATTATGCTCGGCTTCGGTGCGATGCGTGGCGAAGTTGAAACCGTTTTGAGCAAGGCAATCAGGCTTTGTTTGGAGTGTGTAGGAATTGGATAA
- a CDS encoding MptD family putative ECF transporter S component — protein MSNQETVRKGLSVKDLVTTGIFTALLFVFTMVGGVFFATNPVLTFYMPAGSALLCGPIYLLMVAKVQKRWSLTIMGVLIGIVWFVTGMHWAFALGYMLMGIIADFVAGAGQYKSKKFNIISYILFSLGGTGSYLVFFADPDGWAQTMLGNGTEQGYIDTMQATANTGILIAMFAAVLVAATISAIVGSRMLIKQFEKAGITA, from the coding sequence ATGAGCAATCAAGAAACTGTGAGAAAAGGATTGTCCGTCAAGGACTTGGTAACGACAGGAATCTTTACGGCGCTGCTGTTCGTTTTCACGATGGTGGGCGGTGTTTTCTTTGCAACAAACCCGGTACTTACGTTCTATATGCCGGCAGGCAGCGCCCTGCTCTGCGGGCCAATCTACTTATTGATGGTCGCTAAAGTGCAAAAACGCTGGAGCCTGACGATCATGGGGGTTCTGATTGGCATTGTTTGGTTTGTGACGGGTATGCATTGGGCTTTTGCTCTTGGGTATATGCTTATGGGTATCATCGCTGATTTTGTCGCTGGTGCAGGACAGTACAAAAGCAAAAAATTCAATATCATTTCCTACATCCTGTTCTCCCTCGGTGGAACAGGCTCGTATCTCGTGTTCTTTGCAGACCCGGATGGATGGGCGCAAACAATGTTAGGAAACGGGACGGAACAGGGCTACATTGATACCATGCAGGCAACGGCAAATACCGGGATTCTGATTGCAATGTTCGCAGCTGTGCTTGTGGCGGCCACAATCAGTGCCATAGTAGGAAGCCGGATGTTAATAAAGCAGTTTGAAAAAGCAGGTATTACAGCATGA